In one Pseudarthrobacter sp. NBSH8 genomic region, the following are encoded:
- a CDS encoding beta-galactosidase family protein, which produces MPKAILNYRDSVLFRAGERHQILAGAIHYFRVHPDQWQDRLRKLRAMGANAVDTYVAWNFHQPRRDQAPDFTGWRDLGRFIDLAAEEGLDVIVRPGPYICAEWDNGGFPSWLTGIPGIGLRCLDPDFTGAIEEWFDLLLPIVASRQTSAGGPVVAVQIENEYGSYGDDHDYIRWNRRALEERGITELLFTADGGNDYFLDGGAIEGTWATATLGSRGDEAVATWQRRRPGEPFFNVEFWSGWFDHWGERHHVRDAADAAAEIRKILDLDGSVCIYMAHGGTNFGLGSGSNHDGKKLQPTVSSYDSDAPIAENGALTPKFHALRTEFFRARGLEGNNVPELPTELLAAAPVLPAQTLPVAPGVELLDLVRAAGEPVQSVRPLSFEQLGLDAGMVLYSADAVLPGQPGKPAETPLKIMGLNDRAYIWVDGVFAGILDDTNAAEGLKVTGTGTPARLEILVENLGRINYGPLTGHGKGILDGVLVNQRFTFHWTQTPVPLTEWGPDELGRLASAEFAAEAPADTYLALPGFGKGFVWINGFLLGRYWDVGPQATLYIPSPMIRRGVNTVKVLELEKSGITVELRTEPDLGPGGQGLVLAEELAD; this is translated from the coding sequence ATGCCTAAAGCGATTCTGAATTATAGGGACTCTGTGCTTTTTCGCGCGGGGGAACGTCACCAAATTCTGGCTGGAGCGATTCATTATTTCCGGGTTCATCCGGATCAGTGGCAGGACAGGCTCCGGAAGCTCAGGGCCATGGGAGCGAACGCCGTGGACACGTATGTGGCGTGGAATTTCCACCAGCCCCGGCGTGACCAGGCACCGGATTTCACGGGGTGGCGGGATCTTGGCCGCTTCATCGACCTCGCCGCAGAGGAAGGGCTGGACGTGATCGTCCGGCCCGGCCCCTATATATGTGCCGAATGGGACAACGGCGGCTTCCCGTCCTGGCTGACCGGAATCCCCGGAATCGGCCTGCGCTGCCTGGACCCAGACTTCACGGGGGCCATCGAGGAATGGTTTGACCTTCTTCTGCCCATCGTGGCCAGCCGCCAGACCTCAGCGGGCGGTCCGGTCGTGGCGGTGCAGATAGAAAACGAGTACGGCAGCTACGGCGATGACCACGACTACATCCGGTGGAACCGCCGCGCACTGGAGGAACGGGGAATCACGGAGCTGCTGTTCACCGCCGACGGCGGCAACGACTACTTCCTGGACGGCGGCGCCATCGAGGGAACCTGGGCGACGGCAACCCTTGGCAGCCGCGGCGATGAAGCCGTGGCCACATGGCAGCGGCGCCGGCCGGGTGAGCCGTTCTTCAACGTGGAATTCTGGAGCGGCTGGTTCGATCACTGGGGCGAACGCCACCACGTCCGCGATGCCGCCGACGCGGCCGCGGAGATCCGAAAGATCCTGGACCTTGACGGTTCAGTTTGTATTTACATGGCACACGGCGGCACCAACTTCGGCCTTGGATCCGGCAGCAACCACGACGGCAAAAAACTCCAGCCGACCGTCAGCAGCTACGACTCCGACGCTCCCATCGCGGAGAACGGTGCGCTGACGCCGAAGTTCCACGCCCTGCGGACGGAGTTCTTCCGCGCCCGGGGCCTGGAGGGCAACAACGTCCCGGAACTGCCGACTGAACTCCTGGCAGCGGCACCTGTGCTGCCCGCACAGACCCTCCCCGTGGCACCGGGCGTGGAACTGTTGGACCTGGTCCGTGCCGCAGGGGAACCTGTTCAGAGCGTCAGGCCGCTGTCCTTCGAACAGCTCGGGCTGGACGCCGGCATGGTGCTCTATTCCGCCGACGCCGTGCTGCCGGGGCAACCGGGAAAACCTGCGGAAACACCGTTGAAGATCATGGGGCTGAACGACCGCGCCTACATCTGGGTGGACGGGGTTTTTGCCGGCATCCTCGATGACACCAACGCCGCCGAAGGCCTGAAGGTCACCGGCACCGGCACCCCCGCCAGGCTGGAAATCCTGGTGGAAAACCTCGGCCGGATCAATTACGGGCCATTAACGGGCCACGGCAAGGGCATCCTCGACGGAGTCCTGGTGAACCAGCGTTTCACCTTCCACTGGACCCAGACACCGGTGCCTTTGACCGAATGGGGTCCGGACGAGCTCGGGAGGCTTGCTTCGGCCGAGTTCGCGGCAGAGGCGCCCGCCGACACCTACCTCGCGTTGCCCGGCTTCGGGAAGGGCTTCGTTTGGATCAACGGCTTCCTGCTCGGCCGTTACTGGGACGTGGGGCCGCAGGCTACCCTATACATTCCTTCACCGATGATCCGGCGCGGCGTCAACACCGTCAAGGTACTGGAGCTCGAAAAGTCCGGCATTACCGTCGAGCTCCGAACAGAGCCTGACCTGGGACCGGGCGGTCAGGGTCTGGTGCTGGCGGAAGAACTGGCGGACTGA
- a CDS encoding ABC transporter permease: MNSTTGVPASPAPDRVRTLDGTDSVPSLKSGPPRMSKKQAKSQGGPVLRKSFRSRLRRDKQMLLMMVPGVLFLLLFFYIPILGNVIAFQDYQPYLGIGDSLWVGWQNFADLFINPDFVHAFWNTLYLAAWQLVFLFPVPLILALIVDSLMSPRIRKVFQSIAYLPHFLSWVLVIAFFQQMLGGAGFINNSLRQLGMDTIPFMTNPDTFPVLVVVQMIWKDAGWAMIIFLAALATIDVSLYEAAAADGAGRWRRVWHVTLPGLRPVIILLLILRIGDILSVGFEQFILQRDAVGAGAAEVLDTFTYYTGIVGGGWSSGAAAGLAKGVVSLLLIWGANKLAHKFGEDGIFAKKVG; encoded by the coding sequence ATGAATTCGACGACGGGGGTGCCTGCTTCGCCGGCACCGGACCGCGTCCGGACTTTAGACGGAACAGACAGCGTGCCGTCACTAAAGTCAGGACCACCTCGCATGTCCAAAAAGCAGGCCAAGTCCCAGGGCGGTCCTGTTCTGCGCAAGAGCTTCAGGAGTCGCCTCCGCCGCGACAAGCAGATGCTGCTGATGATGGTGCCGGGTGTTCTTTTCCTGCTGCTGTTCTTCTACATCCCGATTCTGGGCAACGTCATCGCGTTTCAGGACTACCAGCCTTACTTGGGCATCGGGGACAGCCTCTGGGTGGGCTGGCAGAATTTCGCGGACCTGTTTATCAACCCGGACTTCGTGCATGCATTCTGGAACACGCTCTATCTGGCGGCCTGGCAGCTCGTGTTCCTCTTCCCGGTGCCGCTGATCCTGGCGCTCATTGTGGATTCCCTGATGAGCCCGCGCATCCGCAAGGTCTTCCAGAGCATTGCATACCTGCCACACTTCCTGTCCTGGGTCCTGGTCATCGCGTTCTTCCAGCAGATGCTCGGCGGGGCCGGATTCATCAACAACTCACTGCGCCAACTGGGCATGGACACCATCCCCTTCATGACCAATCCGGACACCTTCCCGGTGCTGGTGGTCGTCCAGATGATCTGGAAGGACGCGGGCTGGGCCATGATCATCTTCCTGGCGGCCCTGGCCACTATTGACGTCTCCCTCTACGAGGCTGCCGCAGCCGACGGCGCCGGCCGCTGGCGCAGGGTTTGGCACGTCACTCTGCCTGGCCTGCGCCCTGTGATCATCCTGCTGCTGATCCTGAGGATCGGCGACATCCTGTCCGTTGGCTTTGAGCAGTTCATCCTCCAGCGAGATGCCGTCGGGGCGGGTGCGGCCGAAGTTCTGGACACGTTCACGTACTACACGGGCATTGTTGGAGGCGGCTGGAGTTCCGGCGCTGCGGCCGGCCTGGCAAAGGGCGTGGTCAGCCTGTTGCTGATCTGGGGCGCCAACAAGCTGGCCCATAAGTTTGGGGAAGACGGCATTTTTGCGAAGAAGGTCGGCTAG
- a CDS encoding carbohydrate ABC transporter permease, whose amino-acid sequence MTTKVLTKKASGLSYDSKRPVWKEKPSLLYQSIKAVVLVLFSVSILAPMLLVVSTSLADNEQLVAAGGFVMWPERPTLEAYEIIFRGPLVLQSLGVSLFITVVGTLLALFVTITMAYATSRSVLFGRPVILAILFTLLFAPGLIPSFLMIRELGLLDSLWSLILPGAFGAFNFVVMRSFFMNIPGELIESARIDGASDWQILWKIVLPLSKAVVAVVGLFYAVGFWNSFFNALLYINDHSKWPIQLLLRNFVVQGSGAADQLGITTSPPPQSIQMAVVVVALVPILMVYPFLQKHFAKGVITGAVKG is encoded by the coding sequence ATGACCACTAAAGTACTGACCAAGAAAGCTTCCGGGCTGAGCTACGATTCCAAACGACCCGTCTGGAAAGAGAAGCCCTCGCTGCTGTACCAGAGCATCAAGGCCGTTGTGTTGGTGCTGTTCAGCGTTTCGATCCTGGCCCCCATGCTCCTGGTGGTGTCCACCTCGCTGGCTGATAACGAACAGCTCGTGGCCGCAGGGGGCTTCGTGATGTGGCCGGAACGGCCCACCCTTGAGGCCTATGAGATTATCTTCCGTGGCCCCCTGGTCCTGCAGTCGCTCGGAGTCAGCCTCTTCATCACCGTGGTGGGCACCTTGCTTGCATTGTTCGTGACTATCACCATGGCCTACGCGACCAGCCGCTCGGTCCTTTTTGGGCGGCCGGTCATCCTGGCCATCCTCTTCACCCTGCTGTTCGCACCCGGGCTGATCCCCTCCTTTTTGATGATCCGGGAGCTCGGCCTGCTGGACTCGCTCTGGTCACTGATCCTGCCTGGCGCCTTCGGGGCCTTCAACTTCGTGGTGATGCGCTCCTTCTTTATGAACATTCCCGGCGAACTGATCGAAAGCGCCAGGATTGACGGGGCCAGCGACTGGCAGATCCTGTGGAAGATCGTCCTTCCGCTCTCCAAAGCCGTGGTCGCCGTGGTGGGCCTGTTCTATGCGGTTGGCTTCTGGAACTCATTCTTCAACGCCTTGCTCTACATCAACGACCACAGCAAATGGCCCATCCAGCTTCTCCTGCGCAACTTCGTTGTCCAGGGCAGCGGTGCGGCCGACCAACTGGGAATCACCACTTCCCCGCCGCCGCAGTCCATCCAGATGGCGGTGGTCGTTGTGGCCTTGGTCCCCATCCTCATGGTGTACCCGTTCCTGCAGAAGCACTTTGCCAAGGGTGTTATCACCGGCGCAGTCAAGGGCTGA
- a CDS encoding sugar ABC transporter substrate-binding protein encodes MTSTTSGQAGFSRRGFLGLTGLAIATAGLSACNPGGGSGSGGASSSSAVKLPTYREFTGITADIPGNEKGLQAAFFKLPEAVQSVKTPPLMGKVTGLTETFETMSPGMKDNPFWQRLNAKLGGELELQIAEDIGDGYPAKFATVLASNNLPDMMWVPPNQGIPNIGPMLEAKFQDLTPYLSGDAVLEYPNLAALKPDSWKTAVVNGKIWGAPIPSTPFGQVMAGRRDVWDAVGGLNADSADEFLEKAKELTRPGEQKYALEANYTNILHMVTEWFGAPNGWAVNKDRTLTHLFETDQYAAGIEFTAKMFAAGVFYPDSKASDIRTRVANGSVAAQVLVGPHDIRSYRVLNQSAKFDILLPFSADGKIKPVYDMGYGTVGFTPFKKAEEGKIRELLALINYLSAPFGTAEYLQKNYGEAGQDYTLTSDGNPVLTESGTSNVPGLASALNIMASPENVIFNPGYDDDTRYVSGQEQKLLENAWRNPTNGSYSDTSAKVGAKISKQLRDKVIDIITGREKVDALKDAVKRWQSEGGNKMREEYQAALPAGVPVFNS; translated from the coding sequence ATGACGAGCACTACTTCCGGACAAGCAGGATTCAGCCGACGCGGTTTCCTTGGCCTCACAGGCCTGGCCATCGCCACGGCTGGTCTTTCCGCCTGCAACCCCGGCGGCGGCTCCGGCAGTGGAGGCGCCTCTTCCTCCTCTGCCGTGAAGCTCCCCACCTACAGGGAATTTACCGGGATCACCGCTGACATCCCGGGCAACGAAAAGGGCCTGCAGGCCGCTTTCTTCAAACTGCCCGAAGCCGTGCAGTCTGTCAAAACCCCGCCGCTCATGGGCAAGGTCACCGGCCTGACGGAAACCTTTGAAACTATGAGCCCGGGCATGAAGGACAACCCCTTCTGGCAGCGACTAAACGCCAAGCTCGGCGGCGAGCTGGAACTGCAGATCGCCGAGGACATCGGCGACGGCTACCCGGCGAAGTTCGCCACCGTCCTTGCCAGCAACAATCTCCCCGACATGATGTGGGTTCCGCCCAACCAGGGTATCCCCAATATCGGCCCCATGCTGGAAGCCAAATTCCAGGACCTCACCCCCTACCTCTCCGGCGACGCGGTGCTTGAGTACCCCAACCTGGCGGCGCTGAAGCCGGATTCGTGGAAGACCGCTGTCGTCAACGGCAAGATCTGGGGTGCTCCCATCCCCAGCACCCCGTTCGGTCAGGTCATGGCGGGCCGCAGGGATGTTTGGGACGCCGTAGGCGGCCTCAACGCGGACAGCGCCGATGAGTTCCTGGAAAAAGCCAAGGAGCTGACGCGCCCCGGCGAGCAAAAGTATGCTCTGGAAGCCAACTACACCAATATCCTCCACATGGTCACCGAGTGGTTCGGCGCCCCCAACGGCTGGGCCGTCAACAAGGACCGTACACTGACCCACCTCTTCGAAACGGATCAGTACGCGGCTGGAATCGAGTTCACGGCAAAGATGTTCGCGGCCGGCGTCTTCTACCCGGACAGCAAAGCATCAGATATCCGCACCCGTGTTGCCAACGGCTCGGTTGCCGCGCAGGTCCTGGTTGGCCCGCACGACATCCGCAGCTACCGTGTCCTGAACCAGAGCGCCAAATTCGACATCCTGTTGCCCTTCAGCGCCGATGGCAAGATCAAGCCCGTGTACGACATGGGTTATGGGACTGTCGGTTTCACCCCCTTCAAGAAGGCCGAGGAGGGAAAGATCCGCGAGCTCCTGGCACTGATCAATTACCTTTCGGCGCCGTTCGGCACCGCCGAGTACCTGCAAAAGAATTACGGCGAAGCCGGCCAGGACTACACCCTGACAAGTGATGGCAATCCGGTACTGACCGAGTCCGGTACCTCCAACGTTCCAGGCCTCGCGTCGGCGCTAAACATCATGGCCAGCCCCGAGAACGTCATCTTCAACCCGGGCTACGACGACGACACGAGGTATGTCAGCGGCCAGGAGCAGAAGCTGCTCGAGAATGCTTGGCGCAACCCGACCAACGGAAGCTATTCGGACACCAGCGCGAAGGTGGGAGCAAAAATCAGCAAGCAGCTCCGCGACAAGGTCATCGACATCATTACCGGCCGCGAGAAGGTTGACGCACTCAAAGACGCAGTCAAGCGCTGGCAGTCCGAGGGCGGCAACAAAATGCGAGAAGAGTACCAGGCTGCATTGCCCGCGGGCGTACCAGTCTTCAACTCATAG
- a CDS encoding N-acetylglucosamine-6-phosphate deacetylase has product MSSPETHSATQRRQFIAGTVVSDRRVTEKGVLVVEGDRIVYAGPTAGFHETLFNYPASAETVCHEVPTGGLILPGFIDLHCHGGNGGDFPSGDEVSARKAIDFLHRSGTTTLLASMVTASREDLLRGIELFAGLTDEGLIEGIHLEGPFLSRARCGAQNPEFLLWPNSELMEELLQAADGKLVTMTYAPELPGAANLVGLMTRHGVTPSLGHTDCDDATAAASLVAAREGLLSAGFEGIRSLPTVTHLFNGMPPMHHRSPGPVAACLRAAQEDKAIVELIADGAHLDPAIVTTVFQLVGATNIVLVSDSMAAAGLTDGNYMLGPSPVTVTGGVATLDATGSLAGGTATMLDVLRRTVAAGVRLEDAVLSATAVPAAVLGLSDELGGLRRGLRADAVVVDKDLALAGVLRGGNWLK; this is encoded by the coding sequence ATGAGTTCTCCGGAAACACATTCGGCCACGCAACGCCGCCAGTTCATCGCGGGAACAGTCGTAAGCGACAGGCGTGTCACTGAAAAGGGTGTTCTCGTCGTCGAAGGTGACCGAATCGTCTACGCTGGGCCCACCGCCGGGTTCCATGAGACGCTATTCAACTACCCGGCGTCCGCGGAAACGGTCTGTCACGAAGTTCCGACCGGCGGATTGATCCTGCCCGGGTTTATTGACCTGCATTGCCACGGCGGAAACGGCGGTGACTTCCCTAGCGGCGACGAGGTTTCAGCGCGGAAGGCCATCGACTTCCTGCATCGCTCGGGCACGACAACGCTCCTTGCCAGCATGGTGACAGCCTCCCGGGAGGACCTTTTGCGGGGGATCGAGCTCTTTGCCGGGCTCACGGACGAAGGACTCATCGAGGGCATCCACCTCGAAGGCCCTTTTTTATCGCGCGCCCGATGCGGCGCACAGAACCCGGAATTCCTCCTGTGGCCGAACTCTGAGCTCATGGAGGAGCTGCTCCAGGCAGCTGACGGCAAACTGGTCACCATGACGTACGCCCCGGAACTGCCCGGGGCGGCTAACCTGGTGGGCCTCATGACCAGGCACGGCGTGACCCCTTCTCTGGGACATACGGACTGCGATGACGCCACGGCAGCGGCCTCCCTTGTCGCGGCACGCGAAGGCCTTCTGTCGGCCGGTTTCGAAGGCATCCGCTCGCTTCCCACGGTAACCCACCTCTTCAATGGAATGCCTCCCATGCATCACCGCTCCCCGGGTCCGGTCGCCGCCTGCCTACGCGCCGCGCAGGAGGACAAGGCGATCGTCGAGCTCATAGCGGACGGCGCGCACCTTGATCCGGCCATCGTGACCACTGTGTTCCAGCTGGTGGGTGCCACCAACATCGTTCTGGTCTCAGACTCCATGGCAGCCGCCGGGCTTACCGACGGTAACTACATGCTCGGGCCTTCCCCCGTCACCGTGACGGGCGGTGTCGCCACGCTGGACGCCACGGGCTCCCTCGCGGGCGGTACAGCGACGATGCTCGATGTCCTCCGGCGAACCGTCGCGGCCGGCGTCCGGCTGGAAGACGCAGTACTCTCCGCTACGGCCGTTCCGGCCGCTGTCCTCGGCTTATCCGATGAACTAGGGGGACTCCGCCGTGGGCTCCGTGCGGATGCAGTCGTGGTGGACAAGGACCTCGCACTGGCTGGAGTTCTCCGCGGCGGGAACTGGCTCAAATGA
- a CDS encoding LacI family DNA-binding transcriptional regulator: MTNRDASRPTIRMVAAEAGVSTATVSYVLSGRRGEGGPGVSEATVSRVRTAANRLGYQPNQSARAIRTGRTNTVILSLTMLSDPWALAVIEAVQRRAAPLGITPMILGDADWAKVLQTHSADAVFVDSVQGEGEQALRQLAGRGTRLVVFDESMEPKGFDVIRSVAGPGCELAMGHLLTGHSRIACLTTARSLAGPRFMAYRDALEAAGLPHREGYVGSFDGTSAGAYATTIRLLSLDEPPTAIYATTDYAAVSAINAAQRLGLTVGTDIDIIGVGNTVEGERMTPSLSTVGPVDFFDRLARLLLDRALGSDATPGVLDFPWQLFARESAPFKSTTP; encoded by the coding sequence GTGACCAATCGAGACGCTTCGCGTCCGACCATCAGGATGGTCGCGGCGGAGGCGGGGGTGTCCACAGCCACGGTGTCCTATGTGCTGTCGGGACGGCGCGGCGAAGGCGGGCCGGGGGTCTCGGAAGCGACAGTCAGCCGCGTGAGAACAGCAGCGAACCGGCTGGGCTACCAGCCCAACCAGTCCGCACGGGCCATACGGACCGGGCGCACCAACACCGTGATCCTGTCCCTGACCATGCTGTCGGACCCGTGGGCGCTGGCTGTCATTGAGGCCGTCCAGCGTAGGGCGGCCCCTTTGGGGATCACACCCATGATCCTTGGCGACGCAGACTGGGCCAAGGTGCTCCAGACCCACAGCGCCGATGCCGTCTTTGTGGATTCTGTCCAGGGGGAGGGTGAACAGGCGCTGCGTCAGCTCGCTGGCCGCGGCACCAGGCTTGTGGTGTTCGACGAATCGATGGAGCCGAAGGGCTTCGATGTCATCAGGTCCGTGGCCGGACCGGGCTGTGAGCTGGCCATGGGCCATCTGCTCACAGGCCACAGCAGGATCGCGTGCCTCACTACGGCCAGAAGTCTCGCGGGGCCGCGCTTTATGGCATACAGGGACGCGCTGGAAGCCGCGGGGCTGCCGCACCGTGAAGGATATGTGGGCAGCTTCGACGGGACCTCTGCCGGAGCGTACGCCACCACCATCCGCTTGTTGTCGCTTGACGAACCGCCCACTGCTATCTACGCCACGACTGACTATGCGGCTGTAAGCGCCATTAATGCGGCACAGCGGCTGGGGCTGACCGTGGGCACCGACATCGACATCATCGGGGTAGGCAACACCGTGGAAGGCGAACGGATGACGCCGTCGCTGAGCACTGTGGGTCCGGTGGACTTCTTCGACCGGCTGGCACGGCTGCTGCTGGACCGCGCGCTGGGCTCTGATGCGACCCCCGGCGTACTGGACTTCCCCTGGCAGCTGTTCGCCCGCGAATCAGCTCCGTTCAAGAGCACCACACCATAG
- a CDS encoding Gfo/Idh/MocA family protein yields the protein MGTVDMKVGLVGFGLRASLWKHVHKPGQGSVVTIVCDTSERGRADAAAKIPTATVTADLNELLASGIDAVLVLTPDNKHALVAVETLKAGIPTFCEKPLDVTLEAADLILQTAYETGTRLYVGHNMRHMPVVVQMRQLIEDGVIGEVKAIWCRHFVGNGGDYYFKDWHSERKNVTSLLLQKGAHDIDVIHWLANGYTKRVSAVGELAVYGDVKDRRDNTGRRMVDWFSLDNWPPTEQTELSPVIDVEDISMMQMVLDNGVLASYQQCHFTPDYWRNYTVIGTKGRIENFGDGPGEKINVWTSRTATGFAEPDQVVEILDGDGGHGGADPRLVAEFLDFAAHGGPTQTSPIAARQSVAAGVLATESLRGDGSAREVPALPAELIEYFNAGQPARSAQAV from the coding sequence ATGGGAACTGTTGACATGAAGGTGGGCCTGGTCGGATTCGGCCTGCGGGCCAGTCTGTGGAAGCACGTCCACAAGCCGGGCCAGGGTTCCGTAGTGACTATTGTCTGCGATACCAGCGAGCGGGGCCGGGCAGATGCCGCGGCGAAAATTCCGACAGCCACCGTGACGGCCGATTTGAACGAGCTGCTGGCCAGCGGGATTGACGCGGTCCTGGTGCTGACACCGGACAACAAGCACGCCCTGGTGGCGGTGGAAACGCTCAAGGCAGGCATCCCCACCTTCTGCGAGAAGCCCCTCGATGTGACGCTGGAAGCAGCGGACCTGATCCTGCAGACGGCGTATGAGACCGGAACCCGGCTGTATGTGGGACACAACATGCGACATATGCCGGTGGTGGTGCAGATGCGCCAGCTGATCGAAGACGGCGTGATCGGCGAGGTCAAGGCCATCTGGTGCCGGCACTTTGTGGGTAACGGCGGCGACTACTACTTCAAAGACTGGCACTCGGAGCGCAAGAACGTTACGTCGCTGCTGCTCCAGAAGGGCGCCCACGACATCGACGTCATCCATTGGCTGGCGAACGGCTACACCAAGCGGGTATCCGCCGTCGGTGAACTTGCCGTCTACGGCGACGTGAAGGACCGGCGCGACAACACCGGCAGGAGGATGGTGGACTGGTTCTCGCTGGATAATTGGCCGCCCACCGAACAGACGGAGCTCAGCCCGGTGATCGATGTGGAGGACATTTCCATGATGCAGATGGTGCTGGACAATGGTGTGCTGGCTTCGTATCAGCAGTGCCACTTCACTCCTGATTACTGGCGGAACTACACGGTAATCGGCACCAAGGGCAGGATCGAGAATTTCGGCGACGGACCTGGCGAGAAGATCAACGTCTGGACCTCCAGGACGGCCACCGGTTTTGCGGAGCCGGACCAGGTAGTGGAGATCCTCGACGGCGACGGAGGCCACGGCGGTGCCGATCCCCGCTTGGTCGCAGAGTTCCTTGACTTCGCAGCACATGGCGGGCCGACACAGACCAGCCCGATCGCTGCGCGCCAGTCCGTAGCCGCAGGTGTGCTCGCCACCGAATCTCTGCGCGGTGACGGTTCCGCCCGCGAGGTTCCGGCCTTGCCGGCGGAACTTATCGAGTACTTCAACGCGGGGCAACCCGCACGGAGTGCACAGGCGGTCTGA
- a CDS encoding ROK family protein — MSDGMTPLGPASAAVLAFDVGGTDMKAGIVDASGAIRGLRRVATPVGGSRTAVAVLDTLGGIAAELSQEFPDIPLQAAGLTVPGLVDSAAGIGIYSANLPWRDFPFTAEAERRLGLPVAFGHDVASAGSAELLFGAARGFSDVVVMILGTGIAGAVFSGGQPVAAGGYAGELGHALVPDPSGKGTAILESVGSAGAIAQRYAGMTGTAVDGAKAVLELTRSGDVTAQQVWADAIDALAFSIAQCVNIIGTEAVVLGGGLSEAGDELLAPLRRRVDELLTFHRRPRIMPAQLGQNAGLIGAALNARTLLGRPLRPNADVPA; from the coding sequence ATGTCAGATGGAATGACCCCCCTCGGCCCGGCATCAGCCGCCGTATTGGCCTTCGACGTGGGCGGTACGGACATGAAAGCCGGAATCGTTGACGCCTCGGGCGCTATCCGCGGCCTCCGGCGCGTCGCTACGCCGGTGGGCGGCAGCCGCACAGCGGTAGCCGTGCTGGACACTCTGGGCGGGATTGCCGCGGAATTGTCGCAGGAATTTCCGGACATTCCGCTGCAAGCCGCGGGTCTGACGGTGCCTGGACTGGTGGATTCCGCTGCCGGAATCGGCATCTACTCCGCGAACCTCCCCTGGCGGGATTTTCCCTTTACCGCGGAGGCCGAGCGGCGCCTTGGCCTGCCGGTGGCCTTCGGGCACGACGTCGCCTCGGCCGGAAGTGCCGAACTCCTATTCGGTGCCGCCCGCGGATTCAGCGATGTGGTGGTGATGATCCTCGGAACCGGGATCGCCGGGGCAGTGTTCTCCGGAGGGCAGCCGGTGGCGGCCGGCGGCTACGCCGGTGAACTGGGGCATGCCCTGGTGCCGGACCCGTCCGGGAAAGGCACCGCAATTCTGGAGTCCGTGGGTTCTGCTGGCGCCATCGCCCAACGCTATGCGGGCATGACCGGCACCGCGGTGGACGGCGCCAAGGCCGTCCTGGAGCTCACCCGGTCCGGCGACGTCACCGCACAACAGGTCTGGGCCGACGCCATCGACGCTTTGGCCTTCAGCATTGCCCAGTGCGTCAACATCATCGGCACCGAGGCCGTAGTGCTCGGTGGCGGGCTCTCGGAAGCCGGAGACGAACTGTTGGCACCCTTGCGCCGGCGCGTGGATGAACTCCTGACGTTCCACCGACGGCCCAGGATCATGCCCGCACAGCTGGGGCAGAACGCCGGCCTGATCGGTGCGGCACTGAACGCCCGTACCCTGCTGGGCCGGCCACTGCGGCCAAATGCGGACGTTCCCGCGTGA
- a CDS encoding SIS domain-containing protein, translated as MTDATRGAFMDEELTSQPEVWERAIAQAHAEELLPADGQRVAVIGCGTSWFMAQSYAAAREAAGKGLTDSFAASEAFVNTNSEARNYDVVIAITRSGTTTEVLDLLTGLQGKVRTVALIGDVESPIVGLADAVIGLPYADEQSVVQTRFATSVLVYLLSSLGVDLSQAVEDARIAVTADVPQELLDAEQFTFLGRGWTVGLAHEAGLKMREAVQGWTESYPAMEYRHGPISIAAPGRVTWLFGEEPEGLRDDVARTGALYINTGKHPLAELARVHKVTLERARVRGLNPDLPRNLTRSVILDATV; from the coding sequence ATGACTGACGCAACTCGTGGAGCATTCATGGACGAGGAACTGACTTCCCAGCCGGAGGTGTGGGAGCGTGCCATCGCCCAGGCCCATGCCGAGGAACTTCTCCCGGCAGATGGCCAGCGCGTGGCCGTCATCGGCTGCGGAACGTCCTGGTTTATGGCCCAGAGCTATGCCGCGGCCCGTGAAGCGGCCGGCAAAGGCCTGACCGATTCCTTTGCAGCTTCCGAGGCGTTCGTGAACACCAACAGCGAGGCCCGCAACTACGACGTCGTGATCGCCATTACGCGTTCCGGCACCACTACCGAGGTACTGGACCTGCTGACCGGGCTCCAGGGCAAGGTCCGCACGGTGGCCCTGATCGGCGATGTCGAGTCCCCGATAGTCGGCCTTGCCGATGCCGTCATCGGGCTCCCGTACGCGGACGAACAGTCCGTGGTGCAGACCCGCTTCGCCACGTCCGTGCTGGTCTACCTCCTGAGCAGTCTTGGTGTCGACCTTAGCCAGGCAGTCGAAGATGCACGGATCGCTGTAACGGCAGATGTTCCGCAGGAACTGCTCGACGCCGAGCAATTCACCTTCCTGGGGCGAGGCTGGACCGTCGGTCTGGCGCACGAGGCAGGGCTCAAGATGCGCGAAGCGGTACAGGGCTGGACCGAGTCCTACCCCGCCATGGAATACCGCCACGGACCCATCTCCATCGCCGCCCCCGGCCGCGTCACCTGGCTCTTCGGCGAAGAGCCCGAGGGACTCCGCGACGACGTCGCCCGGACCGGGGCCCTGTACATCAATACGGGAAAACACCCGTTGGCCGAACTGGCCCGGGTCCACAAGGTCACGCTGGAACGAGCCCGTGTCCGCGGCCTGAACCCGGACCTTCCGCGCAACCTCACCCGCTCGGTCATTCTCGACGCAACTGTCTAG